In a genomic window of Leucoraja erinacea ecotype New England chromosome 8, Leri_hhj_1, whole genome shotgun sequence:
- the six2a gene encoding homeobox protein SIX2a isoform X1, translated as MSMLPTFGFTQEQVACVCEVLQQGGNIERLGRFLWSLPACEHLHKNESVLKAKAVVAFHRGNFRELYKILESHQFSPHNHPKLQQLWLKAHYIEAEKLRGRPLGAVGKYRVRRKFPLPRSIWDGEETSYCFKEKSRSVLREWYAHNPYPSPREKRELAEATGLTTTQVSNWFKNRRQRDRAAEAKERYEENSENSNSNVTPGGHNQMNPSMNGNKNMLASSDEEKTPSQTPDHTSSSPALLLGSLGQSSNSSMQPLHSLAAPPGPSAVAVPNSDVIHHHALQDSMLNPMSSNLVDLGS; from the exons ATGTCGATGCTTCCAACGTTTGGTTTTACTCAAGAGCAAGTGGCGTGCGTGTGCGAGGTCCTTCAACAAGGGGGTAACATCGAGCGGCTCGGCCGCTTCCTGTGGTCATTACCAGCCTGCGAGCATCTGCATAAAAACGAGAGCGTTCTCAAAGCAAAGGCCGTGGTGGCTTTCCACCGGGGTAACTTCCGCGAACTCTACAAGATCCTGGAGAGTCATCAGTTCTCTCCGCACAACCATCCCAAGCTGCAGCAGCTGTGGTTAAAGGCTCACTACATCGAAGCCGAAAAGTTGCGGGGGCGGCCGCTGGGGGCCGTGGGCAAGTACCGCGTCCGGCGCAAGTTCCCACTGCCGCGCTCTATCTGGGACGGCGAGGAGACCAGCTATTGCTTTAAGGAGAAGTCGCGCAGCGTCCTGCGGGAATGGTATGCGCACAACCCCTACCCTTCTCCTCGGGAAAAGAGGGAATTGGCCGAAGCCACCGGCCTCACCACCACACAGGTTAGCAACTGGTTCAAGAACAGGAGACAGAGGGACCGGGCCGCCGAAGCCAAGGAAAGGTACGA AGAAAACAGCGAGAACTCGAATTCAAACGTCACGCCCGGCGGCCACAACCAAATGAATCCTTCAATGAATGGGAACAAAAACATGCTAGCGAGTTCGGACGAGGAAAAGACTCCATCCCAGACGCCAGATCACACTTCCAGCAGCCCCGCGCTGTTGTTGGGATCCCTGGGCCAAAGTTCCAACTCCAGCATGCAGCCACTGCACTCTCTGGCCGCGCCCCCGGGTCCTAGTGCCGTTGCGGTACCCAACTCAGATGTTATACACCATCACGCTTTACAAGACTCCATGCTCAATCCCATGTCATCCAATTTGGTTGACCTTGGCTCGTAA
- the six2a gene encoding homeobox protein SIX2a isoform X2 encodes MSMLPTFGFTQEQVACVCEVLQQGGNIERLGRFLWSLPACEHLHKNESVLKAKAVVAFHRGNFRELYKILESHQFSPHNHPKLQQLWLKAHYIEAEKLRGRPLGAVGKYRVRRKFPLPRSIWDGEETSYCFKEKSRSVLREWYAHNPYPSPREKRELAEATGLTTTQVSNWFKNRRQRDRAAEAKERENSENSNSNVTPGGHNQMNPSMNGNKNMLASSDEEKTPSQTPDHTSSSPALLLGSLGQSSNSSMQPLHSLAAPPGPSAVAVPNSDVIHHHALQDSMLNPMSSNLVDLGS; translated from the exons ATGTCGATGCTTCCAACGTTTGGTTTTACTCAAGAGCAAGTGGCGTGCGTGTGCGAGGTCCTTCAACAAGGGGGTAACATCGAGCGGCTCGGCCGCTTCCTGTGGTCATTACCAGCCTGCGAGCATCTGCATAAAAACGAGAGCGTTCTCAAAGCAAAGGCCGTGGTGGCTTTCCACCGGGGTAACTTCCGCGAACTCTACAAGATCCTGGAGAGTCATCAGTTCTCTCCGCACAACCATCCCAAGCTGCAGCAGCTGTGGTTAAAGGCTCACTACATCGAAGCCGAAAAGTTGCGGGGGCGGCCGCTGGGGGCCGTGGGCAAGTACCGCGTCCGGCGCAAGTTCCCACTGCCGCGCTCTATCTGGGACGGCGAGGAGACCAGCTATTGCTTTAAGGAGAAGTCGCGCAGCGTCCTGCGGGAATGGTATGCGCACAACCCCTACCCTTCTCCTCGGGAAAAGAGGGAATTGGCCGAAGCCACCGGCCTCACCACCACACAGGTTAGCAACTGGTTCAAGAACAGGAGACAGAGGGACCGGGCCGCCGAAGCCAAGGAAAG AGAAAACAGCGAGAACTCGAATTCAAACGTCACGCCCGGCGGCCACAACCAAATGAATCCTTCAATGAATGGGAACAAAAACATGCTAGCGAGTTCGGACGAGGAAAAGACTCCATCCCAGACGCCAGATCACACTTCCAGCAGCCCCGCGCTGTTGTTGGGATCCCTGGGCCAAAGTTCCAACTCCAGCATGCAGCCACTGCACTCTCTGGCCGCGCCCCCGGGTCCTAGTGCCGTTGCGGTACCCAACTCAGATGTTATACACCATCACGCTTTACAAGACTCCATGCTCAATCCCATGTCATCCAATTTGGTTGACCTTGGCTCGTAA